GTATCCCGCCGGCCCCGCGCGGCGTGCCGCAGATCGAGGTCACCTTCGACATCGACGCCAACGGCATCGTCCACGTCACGGCCAAGGACAAGGGCACCGGCAAGGAGAACACGATCAAGATCCAGGAAGGCTCCGGCCTTTCCAAGGAGGAGATCGACCGGATGATCAAGGATGCCGAGGCGCACGCCGACGAGGACCGTCAGCGTCGCGAGGAGGCCGACGTCCGCAACCAGGCCGAGTCGCTGGTCTACCAGACGGAGAAGTTCGTCGCCGAGCAGCGCAGCGCCGAGGGTGGATCCAAGGTCCCCGGGGACACCCTGGCCAAGGTCGACTCCGCCATCGCGGAGGCCAAGACCGCACTCGCCGGTACCGATATCGCGGCCATCAAGTCCGCGATGGAGAAGCTGGGCACCGAAAGCCAGGCATTGGGTCAGGCCATCTACGAGGCCACCCAGGCCGAGCAGGGTGCCGGCGGCGATGCGGGTTCCCAGCAAGCCGATGACAACGTCGTGGACGCCGAGGTTGTCGAGGATGACCAGGAGCGCAAGTGAGTCAGACCGATTCGCACGAAGAGCCGGTGACCATCACCGACAAACGGCGTATCGATCCGGACACCGGCGAAGTTCGCGAGCAGGAGCCGAACCCTCAGGGCAATCCTGAGGGCTCGGCGCCCGCCGAGGCCGCCGGTGCTCCCGGAGCCGCCGACGAGAAGGTCGCCGAACTGACCGCCGATCTGCAACGGGTGCAGGCCGAGTTCGCCAACTACCGCAAGCGGGCGTTGCGCGATCAGCAGGTCACCGCCGACCGGGCCAAGGCCGGCGTGATCACCCAGCTGCTGGGCATTCTCGACGATCTGGAACGCGCCCGCAGCCACGGTGACCTGGAATCCGGTCCGCTCAAGGCGGTTTCGGAGAAGCTGGTCACCACCTTGGAAGGACTCGGATTGAGTAGCTTCGGCGCCGAGGGCGATGCCTTCGATCCGTCGCTGCACGAAGCGGTCCAGCACGAGGGTGACGGGTCGGCCCCGGTGGTCGGCACCGTCATGCGCCGTGGATACAAGGTCGGTGACGTGGTGGTACGCCACGCAATGGTCGGAGTGGTCGACACGGTCGAGAATGCTGACTCCGGCAATGCACAACCTGCACAATCAGAAGACTAGCCAGCGAAGGAGGTGACGGATGGCCCAACGTGAATGGGTCGAGAAGGACTTCTACAAGGAGCTCGGTGTCACCTCTGACGCCGGCAAGGACGAGATCAAGCGGGCCGCCCGCAAGATCCTGGCCGAGAACCATCCGGACCGAAATCCCGGTGACTCCGCCGCCGAGGAGCGCTACAAGGCCGCCTCCGAAGCCAAGGAAGTCCTGACCGACGACGCCAAGCGCAAAGAGTACGACGAGACCCGTCGGCTGTTCGCCAGCGGTGGCTTCGGCCGCCGACCCGGCGGCGCCGGTGGCGGCTTCGGCGGGTTCTCCGGTGACGGAGTGGAATTCAACCTGGGCGACCTGTTCGACCAGGCCGGGCAGGCCGGCGGTGCCAACATCGGTGATCTGTTCGGCGGGTTGTTCGGCCGGGGTGCTCAACAGCCCCGGCCGAGCCGCCCCCGGCGCGGTAACGATCTGGAGACCGAGACCGAGCTCTCGTTCCTGGAAGCCACCAAGGGTGTGGCGATGCCGCTGCGGCTCACCAGCCCGGCCCCGTGCACCAATTGTCATGGCAGCGGCGCGCGTCCGGGCACCAGTCCGAAGGTGTGCCCCGGCTGTAACGGCGCCGGGGTGGTCAACCGCAACCAGGGCGCGTTCGGCTTTTCCGAGCCGTGCACCGAATGCCGTGGCAGCGGGTCGATCATCGAGCACCCGTGTGACGAGTGCAAGGGCACCGGGGTGACCACCAGGACCCGCACCATCAACGTCCGGATCCCACCGGGTGTCGAGGACGGGCAGCGAATCAGGCTGGCCGGTCAGGGTGAAGCGGGCCTGCGTGGCGCGCCGTCGGGTGATCTCTACGTCACCGTGCACGTCCGCGCCGACAAGGTGTTCGGTCGCGACGGTGACGACCTGACCGTCACCGTCCCGGTGTCGTTCCACGAATTGGCGCTGGGGACAACACTTTCGGTGCCCACCCTGGAGGGCAAGGTCGGAGTCCGGGTGCCCAAGGGCACCTCCGACGGCCGGATCCTGCGGGTGCGTGGACGCGGGGTGCCCAAGCGCTCCGGCGGACACGGCGACCTGCTGGTCACCGTGAAGGTCGCTGTGCCGCCCAATCTGGAGGGCGAGGCGGCCGAGGCGCTGGAGAACTATGCAAAGGCCGAGCGGGCCACCGGATTCGACCCCAGGGCGGGTTGGGCAGGAAACCTGTCATGAGCCGCCAAGAGGACGCCAGGACCTTCCTGATCTCGGTGGCCGCCGAGCTGGCCGGTATGCACGCGCAGACCCTGCGCACCTATGACCGACTCGGTCTGGTCAAACCGCAGCGCAGCTCCGGAGGAGGTCGACGTTATTCACAGCACGACGTCGACCTGCTCCGCGAGGTGCAACGGCTCTCCCAGGACGAGGGCGTCAACCTGGCCGGTATCAAACGGATCATCGAACTGACCAACCAGGTCGAGGCGCTGCAGAGCCGCGTTGCCGAGCTGACCGCCGAGGTCGACCGGTTGCGTAAACCCAGCACCGCGCTGGTCCTGTGGCAACCCCGCGGGAAGCGTCAGTCGAGCTGACCGGCGGCGGCACGCATGCGAGCATGCGTGCCGCTGTACGGATCAGATTGTGGCAGAAGTGATTTGGCAATCTTCGTCACCGCGCTGTAGTTCACGTCGACGACGTTGGCCAGCGGTGAAAGGCACAGCTGCGAACACAGCTGGTAGGCGTCCATGGTGGCGAGGTCGTACAGTTCGGTCAGCCAACGGACCATCTCCACCTGCGAGCAGCGCCACGCATCCTCCAGTGGGCGTGCCGACCCGACGGTCAGCAGGGCGTCGTCGTGTTCCAGGCGCGGCCACGCGGGTGCGCCGCCCTTGATCAGTTCCACGAGCACCGTGACGTTCATCGCGCCCTCCAGTGCGGTGCCACAGGTTTCCCCCTCGCCCTGCCGGTAGTGGCCGTCGCCCACCGAGAACAGTGCACCTTCCACATTCACCCCGAGGTACACCGTGGTGCCGGCGCGCAGTTCGGGGGTATCCATGTTGCCGCCGAAGTAGTCCGGCACCAACGTCGTTCGCACCTCCCGCAGCGCGGGGGCGACCCCGACGGTGCCGAGCATCGGAGCCAGTGGCACCGTCAGCGTGAAATCGGTTTCGTGCGCGGTGAAGACCGCGGTGGATTCCGCGCGATCGATCTGGTAGATCCAGGTCTTCTCGGGTAGCGCAGGCTGCAGGCCAGCGGTCCGGTCGGTGCCGGTGAGCGCCCCGAACAACGGAATGGTGGTCGACGCGGCCCAGTCACGCGCCGGCTCCAGTGACACGATGTGCAACGCCAATGTGTCACCGGGTTCGGCGCCCGTGACGTAGAACGGGCCGGTCTGTGGGTTGAGCTCTTTGGGATTGAGCACCTCGCTCGGTTTGTCCGAGCTCGACGTCACTCGGCCCGCGAAGGCATCCTCGGTCCACAGCTTCAGCACCGTCCCCGGCGCCACCTCCATGATCGGATCGGCGCCCCCGAACGTCCAGACGTACTGATCGGGGGTCGGGGTGAACTCAACGATGGGCACGCAGGTGCTCCTCTGGGGTGACGGTGCGCAGCGCG
The sequence above is drawn from the Mycolicibacterium neoaurum VKM Ac-1815D genome and encodes:
- a CDS encoding acetamidase/formamidase family protein yields the protein MPIVEFTPTPDQYVWTFGGADPIMEVAPGTVLKLWTEDAFAGRVTSSSDKPSEVLNPKELNPQTGPFYVTGAEPGDTLALHIVSLEPARDWAASTTIPLFGALTGTDRTAGLQPALPEKTWIYQIDRAESTAVFTAHETDFTLTVPLAPMLGTVGVAPALREVRTTLVPDYFGGNMDTPELRAGTTVYLGVNVEGALFSVGDGHYRQGEGETCGTALEGAMNVTVLVELIKGGAPAWPRLEHDDALLTVGSARPLEDAWRCSQVEMVRWLTELYDLATMDAYQLCSQLCLSPLANVVDVNYSAVTKIAKSLLPQSDPYSGTHARMRAAAGQLD
- a CDS encoding heat shock protein transcriptional repressor HspR codes for the protein MSRQEDARTFLISVAAELAGMHAQTLRTYDRLGLVKPQRSSGGGRRYSQHDVDLLREVQRLSQDEGVNLAGIKRIIELTNQVEALQSRVAELTAEVDRLRKPSTALVLWQPRGKRQSS
- the grpE gene encoding nucleotide exchange factor GrpE, whose amino-acid sequence is MSQTDSHEEPVTITDKRRIDPDTGEVREQEPNPQGNPEGSAPAEAAGAPGAADEKVAELTADLQRVQAEFANYRKRALRDQQVTADRAKAGVITQLLGILDDLERARSHGDLESGPLKAVSEKLVTTLEGLGLSSFGAEGDAFDPSLHEAVQHEGDGSAPVVGTVMRRGYKVGDVVVRHAMVGVVDTVENADSGNAQPAQSED
- the dnaJ gene encoding molecular chaperone DnaJ, whose product is MAQREWVEKDFYKELGVTSDAGKDEIKRAARKILAENHPDRNPGDSAAEERYKAASEAKEVLTDDAKRKEYDETRRLFASGGFGRRPGGAGGGFGGFSGDGVEFNLGDLFDQAGQAGGANIGDLFGGLFGRGAQQPRPSRPRRGNDLETETELSFLEATKGVAMPLRLTSPAPCTNCHGSGARPGTSPKVCPGCNGAGVVNRNQGAFGFSEPCTECRGSGSIIEHPCDECKGTGVTTRTRTINVRIPPGVEDGQRIRLAGQGEAGLRGAPSGDLYVTVHVRADKVFGRDGDDLTVTVPVSFHELALGTTLSVPTLEGKVGVRVPKGTSDGRILRVRGRGVPKRSGGHGDLLVTVKVAVPPNLEGEAAEALENYAKAERATGFDPRAGWAGNLS